The Desulfosporosinus acidiphilus SJ4 genome has a window encoding:
- the ilvB gene encoding biosynthetic-type acetolactate synthase large subunit, which produces MIMTGAEAIIESLRNENVDVAFGYPGGAVLTLYDALYKADFRHILTKHEQGAVHAADGYARATGKVGVVIATSGPGATNLVTGIATAYMDSIPMVAITGQVAVPLIGRDSFQEADIRGITTPITKHNYLVKTVEELPRALKEAFYIARTGRPGPVVVDIAKDVFAATFDYEYPSEVKLRGYRPVFEGNPTVISQVFEELRSSRKPLLFIGGGVNLSDSSQELRNFVEQTGFPVISSLMGLGCIPYDHPQFLGMVGMHGTYAANMATTECDLLLGIGVRFDDRVTGLLSDFASKAKIVHFDIDPAEINKNVIAQIRVIGDLKWSLPALIKRIGDAASELKEQVQPWLERVSSWRRDFPLTYEQKKDLVMPQAVVEKVSHLTQGDVVVVTDVGQNQIWAAQFYGFRHPRTFLTSGGLGTMGYGLPAALGAQCGLPDKKVVLFVGDGGFMMNCQELATLADCNFPVIVLVLNNQTLGMVAQWQRMFYGGRYSHTSLKGHTDFVKLAEAMGVTGLRVTKPEELDQVLTEALAIRGPVLVDIRTPEIEDVLPMVPAGARLDQMIMGG; this is translated from the coding sequence ATGATAATGACGGGTGCAGAGGCAATTATTGAATCGCTAAGAAATGAAAATGTTGATGTAGCCTTCGGTTATCCCGGAGGTGCAGTGCTGACACTGTATGATGCTTTATATAAAGCAGATTTCAGGCATATTTTAACGAAACATGAGCAAGGTGCTGTTCACGCCGCTGATGGTTATGCCAGGGCTACAGGCAAAGTTGGAGTAGTCATTGCAACCTCAGGTCCTGGGGCCACAAATCTGGTAACTGGGATAGCTACTGCCTATATGGATTCAATCCCTATGGTGGCAATTACCGGTCAAGTCGCCGTGCCTTTAATTGGGAGGGATTCTTTTCAAGAGGCAGATATACGGGGAATTACCACTCCAATAACGAAACACAACTATTTGGTTAAAACCGTTGAAGAGCTGCCCCGGGCTTTAAAAGAAGCCTTTTATATTGCACGTACTGGCCGCCCCGGTCCTGTCGTAGTCGATATCGCCAAGGATGTTTTTGCTGCGACCTTTGACTACGAATACCCGTCAGAAGTCAAGCTGCGCGGCTACCGTCCTGTTTTTGAAGGAAACCCGACTGTTATAAGTCAGGTTTTTGAGGAATTGCGCTCTTCTCGCAAACCCTTGCTTTTTATAGGCGGGGGAGTCAATTTATCCGACTCTTCTCAGGAACTGAGAAACTTTGTGGAGCAAACCGGATTTCCGGTAATAAGCAGTTTGATGGGTTTGGGTTGTATCCCTTATGACCATCCTCAGTTTTTAGGAATGGTGGGAATGCATGGGACTTATGCAGCCAATATGGCCACTACAGAATGCGATTTGCTTTTAGGGATAGGGGTTCGTTTTGATGATCGTGTAACTGGCTTATTAAGTGATTTTGCTTCGAAAGCAAAGATTGTTCATTTCGATATTGATCCTGCGGAAATTAACAAAAACGTTATAGCTCAAATACGGGTTATTGGGGATTTGAAATGGTCCTTGCCGGCTCTCATTAAGCGAATTGGAGATGCCGCCAGTGAATTAAAAGAACAAGTTCAGCCATGGCTGGAAAGAGTTTCGAGTTGGAGGCGAGATTTTCCGCTGACTTACGAACAGAAGAAGGATCTCGTGATGCCGCAGGCTGTGGTGGAAAAGGTAAGCCATCTCACTCAGGGCGATGTCGTGGTTGTTACCGATGTGGGGCAGAATCAAATTTGGGCAGCCCAATTCTATGGTTTCAGACATCCGCGTACGTTTCTTACGTCGGGCGGGCTGGGAACCATGGGGTATGGCTTGCCGGCAGCCTTAGGAGCGCAATGTGGATTACCCGATAAAAAGGTGGTTCTTTTTGTTGGCGATGGCGGTTTCATGATGAACTGTCAGGAGTTAGCAACTCTTGCGGACTGTAATTTTCCAGTGATAGTTTTAGTCCTGAACAACCAAACGTTAGGGATGGTGGCCCAGTGGCAAAGAATGTTTTATGGCGGCCGTTATTCTCATACCAGCCTCAAAGGTCATACGGATTTTGTGAAGCTGGCAGAAGCTATGGGAGTAACAGGCTTGAGGGTAACTAAACCTGAAGAATTAGATCAAGTCCTGACAGAGGCTTTAGCAATCCGGGGACCGGTTTTGGTGGACATACGAACTCCGGAGATAGAGGATGTCTTACCAATGGTTCCGGCGGGAGCGCGCCTGGATCAGATGATTATGGGAGGTTAA
- the ilvN gene encoding acetolactate synthase small subunit — protein sequence MKHTLAVLVENRPGVLTHISGLISRRAFNIESIAAGYTEEPDTTRITIVVEGNEIEQEQVVNQLSKLIDVIKISDLTAVESIQRELALIKVKASLETRSDIINIVNIFRASIVDVSRETMVIELSGDETKIDALCQVLEEDHGIIEIVRTGKIALSRGPKPAKEQ from the coding sequence ATGAAACACACGTTAGCCGTTTTAGTTGAAAACCGGCCGGGCGTTTTAACACATATTTCGGGGTTAATTAGCCGCAGGGCCTTTAACATTGAAAGTATTGCCGCCGGTTACACGGAAGAACCAGATACAACCCGAATTACCATCGTCGTGGAAGGCAATGAAATAGAACAGGAGCAAGTCGTAAATCAGCTGTCGAAATTGATTGACGTTATTAAAATCAGTGATCTGACGGCAGTTGAATCAATTCAGCGGGAGCTGGCTCTGATAAAGGTCAAAGCAAGTTTGGAGACCCGTTCGGATATCATCAATATCGTTAATATTTTTAGGGCCAGTATTGTGGATGTCAGTCGAGAGACGATGGTGATAGAACTTTCCGGGGATGAAACAAAGATCGATGCCCTTTGTCAAGTCCTTGAGGAAGATCATGGAATTATTGAAATTGTGCGAACAGGCAAAATTGCTTTATCGCGTGGCCCGAAACCTGCTAAAGAACAATAA
- a CDS encoding S8 family serine peptidase: MTRKKITVLFSICIVIFISGFILLTRNTKPLTPRNISLDSGGAKTQSQSSSEITTNRQDKATQTMVNPKYSNEDSLNPDDVSNRVVVKLSPGTDPDTLAKMFKAEIVRKGPLQFVTLALPANQYQSIVEQLKKTSGVLSVEPVRVIKTTAVKTMSTNPTDPLYPQQWGLGKIEAQKAWSLGYTGNGIIVAVVDTGVDLNHPDLKDNILPGYNAITGVAGSTTAQDQNGHGTHVSGIIAAEANGIGIVGVAYNAKILPVKALTKQGEGTDDCIADGIAWAADHGAKIINLSLGSDSEGDVLKEAIQYASAKGCLIVAAGGNQEDNLTTIAYPAADPLVMAVTATDTTDTIAPFSLPGPSAALAAPGVDITSDYWQYSSDYASLDGTSMASPFVSGVAALVWGAYPNLSSQQVKVALENSSLDLGPAGRDNSYGYGRVDAYWAIRFAGKSPSFTSPANLDWAGGSVQGGTTTTSVTLTIPNRAFGLNPTLNTTVSIGQASDVSDLPPGILPLGDAISLQWNGTPAKLLGLNISSAASPPDSSRVGYIFHWSGSRWILIGGGVKTSTVTAGITEPGVYRVGFSLPPENQRIAGYDKIQTALQISQTEFPNGADTVILATANDFSDALSGVPLAFKVHGPILLTTPAQLPEAVLMELQRLAPRKIILLGGTAVISQTIEQQLQTSYSLQRLAGVTRYGTAAQIASALGTLGRAVLVNGTSFPDAISIAPIAAQQGIPILLTEADSLPSETDTIMRQLLITETTVVGGEAVVTPTVYSSLPTATRFSGSTRYDTAAAVLQAFPPQGNFVFMATGENFPDALTGGVVAAMNQTNLVIIPLTGPSSPELAAIKTWQGKSVYVFGGAAVVPDTVIKQINGIFQ, encoded by the coding sequence ATGACTAGGAAAAAAATTACCGTTTTGTTTAGTATTTGCATCGTCATCTTCATAAGTGGATTTATACTGCTTACCCGTAACACCAAACCGCTTACTCCCCGGAACATTTCTTTAGATTCGGGAGGAGCGAAAACTCAATCTCAGAGCAGCTCCGAAATCACAACAAACAGACAGGATAAAGCAACTCAGACGATGGTTAATCCCAAATACTCAAACGAGGACAGCCTAAATCCCGACGATGTTTCCAACCGTGTTGTTGTAAAGCTCAGCCCCGGAACCGACCCTGACACATTAGCCAAAATGTTTAAAGCTGAAATCGTAAGAAAAGGGCCCCTCCAATTCGTCACCTTAGCCCTTCCCGCCAACCAATATCAGAGCATCGTCGAACAACTTAAGAAAACAAGCGGAGTTTTGAGTGTTGAGCCGGTTCGAGTCATCAAAACAACGGCAGTGAAAACTATGAGCACTAATCCCACGGACCCCTTATATCCGCAGCAATGGGGACTCGGCAAGATCGAAGCACAAAAGGCCTGGAGTTTAGGATATACGGGCAATGGGATTATCGTCGCTGTGGTGGATACGGGAGTCGATTTAAATCACCCCGACTTAAAGGACAATATCTTACCCGGCTATAACGCCATCACCGGAGTTGCCGGCAGCACAACAGCTCAGGATCAAAACGGCCACGGAACCCACGTTTCCGGGATCATCGCCGCCGAAGCAAACGGAATTGGCATTGTCGGCGTTGCCTACAATGCCAAAATCTTACCCGTAAAAGCTTTGACCAAGCAAGGGGAAGGAACCGACGACTGTATTGCCGATGGCATCGCCTGGGCCGCTGATCACGGTGCAAAAATCATCAATCTTAGTTTGGGCTCGGACAGCGAGGGAGACGTCCTAAAAGAAGCCATCCAGTATGCTTCTGCTAAAGGATGTTTAATCGTCGCGGCCGGAGGAAATCAAGAAGACAATTTAACTACCATTGCCTACCCAGCGGCTGACCCGTTGGTAATGGCTGTGACAGCTACAGACACCACGGATACAATTGCCCCATTTTCTCTGCCAGGCCCTTCGGCTGCTCTGGCAGCCCCCGGAGTCGATATTACAAGCGACTATTGGCAGTATTCTTCGGACTACGCTTCCTTAGACGGCACTTCTATGGCCTCGCCCTTTGTTTCAGGAGTCGCTGCTCTAGTTTGGGGCGCCTACCCCAACTTAAGTTCTCAACAAGTGAAAGTCGCTTTAGAAAATTCTTCTTTAGACTTAGGCCCCGCCGGTCGAGATAATTCCTACGGTTATGGACGAGTCGATGCCTATTGGGCAATACGCTTCGCGGGCAAGTCACCATCCTTTACTTCTCCTGCAAATCTTGATTGGGCAGGCGGTTCGGTGCAAGGGGGAACAACCACTACCTCGGTAACATTGACAATTCCTAATCGTGCTTTCGGTCTAAATCCTACGCTAAATACCACTGTATCAATCGGGCAAGCCTCCGATGTCTCCGACCTTCCTCCCGGAATTTTGCCGTTGGGAGATGCAATTTCCCTCCAATGGAACGGAACTCCTGCAAAACTTCTGGGGTTAAACATATCCTCTGCCGCCAGCCCACCTGATTCAAGCCGTGTAGGGTACATTTTTCACTGGTCCGGGTCACGCTGGATTTTGATCGGTGGAGGAGTTAAAACCTCAACCGTCACTGCCGGAATTACGGAGCCGGGAGTTTATCGCGTTGGTTTTTCCTTACCACCGGAAAACCAGCGTATTGCCGGATACGACAAAATTCAGACTGCCCTGCAAATTTCCCAGACTGAATTCCCCAATGGAGCGGATACGGTAATCTTAGCTACTGCCAATGATTTTTCTGACGCTCTCAGCGGCGTGCCCCTGGCCTTCAAAGTTCATGGTCCTATTCTCCTGACAACTCCTGCTCAGTTGCCCGAAGCTGTATTAATGGAACTTCAGCGTTTGGCCCCCAGGAAAATTATCCTTCTGGGAGGAACCGCTGTCATTTCCCAAACAATTGAACAGCAGCTTCAGACGTCTTATTCACTGCAGCGTCTTGCCGGAGTTACCCGTTATGGGACTGCGGCTCAAATCGCCTCTGCTCTTGGAACTCTTGGAAGGGCTGTTCTAGTCAACGGAACCAGCTTTCCCGATGCCATTTCCATCGCGCCCATTGCCGCTCAGCAAGGAATACCTATTCTTTTAACTGAGGCCGATTCCTTGCCTTCAGAAACCGATACCATCATGCGGCAGCTTCTTATCACCGAAACAACGGTTGTCGGCGGAGAAGCCGTTGTGACTCCAACTGTATACAGCAGCCTGCCAACTGCCACGCGATTCTCCGGATCTACCCGCTATGACACTGCTGCCGCCGTCTTACAAGCCTTCCCTCCTCAAGGAAACTTTGTATTTATGGCAACGGGCGAAAACTTTCCGGATGCCCTCACAGGTGGAGTTGTAGCGGCTATGAACCAAACAAACCTGGTTATTATCCCGTTAACGGGTCCTAGTTCCCCGGAACTAGCCGCTATCAAAACCTGGCAGGGAAAATCCGTCTACGTCTTTGGAGGTGCGGCGGTTGTACCTGATACAGTCATAAAGCAGATTAATGGGATTTTCCAGTAA
- a CDS encoding multidrug effflux MFS transporter, with protein sequence MNNSHSHTTSTSTTFSRSRRLWTAFILGALSAFGPLSIDMYLPSLPILTRDLHTSTSLAQFSLTACLLGLAFGQLVSGSQSDVRGRRIPLLIGLAGYTVSSLLCAVSPSIWTLILLRFIQGFAGSAGIAISRAVVRDLYSGSEMTRFFALLMLINGVGPIVAPIIGGQLLEFTSWRGVFLVLTVVGIIMLLAVFFSLPETLPSEHRSEAGLMNILLTFRGLMGDRVFMGYALPQGLVMAAMFAYISGSPFVIQDIFGASPQLFSLFFAINGLGIIIAGQITGRLASRIAGTKLFSTGLILAALGGLCLLTTILLRAGLTAILIPLFLVVSSVGIVTTAGSSLAMENYGHSAGSASALLGLFSFVIGAVVAPLVGLGGGNTAVPMGSVIAVAEVGAILCYIVLREKRQNQ encoded by the coding sequence GTGAACAACAGTCACAGTCATACTACCAGTACCAGCACTACCTTTTCCCGTTCGCGCCGCTTATGGACCGCATTCATTTTAGGAGCTTTATCTGCCTTCGGGCCATTGTCCATCGATATGTACTTACCTTCACTCCCTATCTTAACCAGAGATTTGCACACCAGCACCTCTCTGGCCCAATTTAGCCTGACGGCTTGTCTTCTCGGACTCGCTTTCGGACAATTAGTATCAGGCTCGCAGAGTGACGTTCGCGGACGGCGCATCCCCTTATTGATAGGACTTGCCGGTTACACCGTCTCATCCTTGTTATGCGCAGTCAGTCCCTCCATCTGGACGCTGATTTTACTCCGCTTCATTCAGGGTTTCGCCGGTTCTGCCGGTATCGCTATTTCGAGGGCTGTTGTGAGGGATCTCTATTCGGGTTCGGAAATGACAAGATTCTTTGCTCTTTTGATGTTAATCAATGGCGTAGGACCTATTGTTGCGCCAATTATTGGCGGACAGCTTTTAGAATTCACTTCATGGCGGGGAGTATTTCTTGTTCTGACGGTCGTTGGAATTATCATGCTCCTGGCAGTGTTTTTCTCCTTACCAGAGACCTTGCCTTCTGAACACCGCTCAGAGGCGGGGCTAATGAATATTCTACTCACTTTCCGCGGTCTAATGGGAGACAGAGTTTTTATGGGATATGCTTTGCCTCAAGGCCTTGTCATGGCCGCTATGTTTGCCTATATCTCCGGTTCCCCTTTTGTTATCCAAGATATTTTCGGAGCATCTCCCCAATTGTTCAGCCTGTTTTTTGCCATTAACGGTCTGGGGATAATCATTGCCGGCCAAATCACCGGCAGACTGGCAAGCCGCATTGCCGGAACGAAACTTTTTTCCACAGGTCTCATCTTGGCTGCTCTGGGAGGCTTGTGTTTACTCACAACAATCCTCCTGAGGGCAGGACTGACTGCCATTTTAATTCCCTTATTTTTGGTGGTTTCAAGCGTGGGAATCGTCACAACAGCCGGCTCTTCATTGGCCATGGAAAATTACGGTCATTCGGCGGGCAGTGCCTCAGCCTTGCTAGGATTATTTTCTTTTGTTATCGGTGCCGTAGTTGCACCGCTTGTAGGGCTTGGAGGCGGAAATACAGCAGTACCTATGGGGAGTGTCATTGCCGTTGCGGAGGTTGGGGCAATTCTCTGTTACATCGTGTTGAGAGAAAAGAGGCAAAATCAGTAA
- a CDS encoding sigma-70 family RNA polymerase sigma factor encodes MPVLFAEKKPSLNNKEFKNIFEKHYLRVYRLLTCFLSNRSTAEDIAQETFLRFYLTPPRDFDNVGGWLTQVAKNLAFNYLHREKSRAVRESHLELPLITEPELRLEEEEEKNVISQALHSLSERDRVCLTLRLSGMSYSEIAQAIEVKETSVGTILARAKERFKAEYLKLKGRDD; translated from the coding sequence GTGCCGGTTCTGTTCGCCGAAAAGAAACCTTCTCTCAACAACAAAGAGTTTAAAAACATCTTTGAAAAACACTATCTTAGAGTTTATCGTCTGCTCACTTGTTTCTTAAGTAATCGTTCAACCGCGGAGGACATTGCTCAAGAAACCTTTCTTAGGTTCTATCTCACCCCTCCCCGTGATTTTGATAATGTTGGGGGATGGTTGACGCAGGTTGCTAAAAATTTAGCGTTTAATTACCTGCACCGGGAGAAAAGCAGGGCTGTGCGAGAATCTCATCTGGAACTGCCTCTGATTACAGAACCGGAACTTCGCCTTGAAGAGGAGGAAGAAAAAAATGTAATCAGCCAAGCCTTACATTCCTTATCGGAGCGGGACCGAGTATGCCTTACCCTTCGCCTTTCGGGAATGAGTTATTCTGAAATCGCCCAGGCGATTGAGGTTAAAGAAACGTCGGTGGGGACGATATTGGCCAGAGCTAAAGAGCGATTTAAGGCTGAATATCTCAAACTCAAAGGGAGGGATGATTAA
- a CDS encoding zf-HC2 domain-containing protein, whose translation MCYDSGMLQAYLDHELKDSEREEIDRHLTGCAGCRKKLQQLMDNQQFTEQILLPYFGSQELNHQDKVWLNLQKTLGKKKGVLTMLRKYRTATAAAAVILAVSFSLSFAPVRALASDLLSIFRVNNFQTVSIDSNDLAQIQKTMRKGAGKVALGDLGHVDMRQSGANGGVTLAEAKESVDFPLLVPQSLTNGYTLKHIQRTAGTTLDFTLDTHKTNDVLKSFGATTLLPDSINGKTFTAAIPVVISASYVGPENQNLMLTQTRSPQLTAPSQDVDTIRDAILALPFLPDNLRKQLASVNDWQHTFIIPSFNGSSQTVTVDGSQGVYMSAPQGTNKESNSERNALLWQNNGVIYALAGNFTEEQGLGLANSLK comes from the coding sequence ATGTGTTACGATTCAGGTATGCTTCAGGCTTACTTAGATCATGAGCTCAAAGACTCTGAGCGGGAGGAAATTGACAGGCACCTGACCGGTTGTGCAGGATGTCGAAAGAAACTGCAGCAACTTATGGATAATCAACAATTTACTGAGCAAATACTCTTGCCTTATTTCGGTTCCCAAGAACTGAATCATCAGGATAAAGTATGGCTTAATTTGCAGAAGACTCTTGGCAAAAAGAAAGGAGTATTAACTATGTTAAGAAAATACCGTACCGCAACCGCAGCCGCGGCTGTCATTTTAGCTGTTTCATTCAGTTTGAGTTTTGCACCGGTGCGTGCTTTGGCCAGTGATTTATTGAGTATTTTCCGTGTAAATAACTTCCAGACTGTCTCTATTGACAGCAATGACCTCGCGCAAATTCAAAAAACCATGCGCAAAGGTGCGGGGAAAGTAGCATTGGGTGATCTTGGACATGTCGATATGAGACAATCGGGTGCGAATGGCGGAGTTACTCTTGCTGAGGCTAAAGAATCTGTAGATTTCCCCCTGCTTGTTCCCCAAAGTTTGACGAACGGATATACCTTAAAACATATTCAACGAACCGCGGGAACTACTCTGGACTTTACTTTGGATACTCACAAAACGAACGATGTCTTAAAAAGTTTTGGAGCGACAACATTACTTCCAGATTCAATTAACGGTAAAACCTTCACTGCAGCGATACCCGTGGTAATCAGTGCTTCCTATGTGGGACCGGAAAATCAAAATCTTATGCTTACCCAAACACGCAGTCCTCAACTGACGGCTCCCTCTCAAGATGTGGATACAATTCGAGATGCCATCTTAGCTCTTCCCTTTCTGCCGGATAATTTAAGAAAACAATTAGCCTCAGTGAATGATTGGCAGCATACCTTTATCATCCCCAGTTTTAACGGCTCAAGTCAAACAGTGACTGTTGACGGTTCCCAGGGAGTTTATATGAGTGCGCCCCAGGGCACAAATAAGGAGTCAAATTCTGAGCGGAATGCACTTCTCTGGCAAAATAACGGGGTAATTTATGCTCTTGCCGGGAACTTTACAGAAGAACAAGGCTTAGGGCTGGCTAATTCTCTAAAGTAA
- a CDS encoding ABC transporter ATP-binding protein, with the protein MILETFNLTKRYGTKIGCEKICLSIDQGQIFGFLGPNGAGKSTLVKMLVGLLTPTSGTAKLLGFPLGSIEARKKIGFLPETFRYQPWLTGEELLSFHASLAKMTSAQKKERIPEVIKLVGLWGKETLKVGSYSKGMQQRIGLACALLPDPELLFLDEPSSALDPLGRREVREIMLKLRERGKTVFLNSHLLSEVEMICDRVEIIKDGHILLGGTLEELLSKTTEVEMVIEGMTDELFRGLSAMSQAIKRDGKGIQMTLENRSDIPRLATEVVKQGGELYSLTTRHTSLEDLYVTLIGGEGDGSC; encoded by the coding sequence ATGATTTTAGAAACGTTCAATCTAACCAAACGTTATGGCACTAAAATTGGCTGTGAGAAGATTTGCCTCTCCATTGATCAGGGGCAAATCTTCGGATTCCTTGGCCCCAATGGTGCCGGTAAAAGTACATTGGTCAAAATGCTGGTTGGCTTGCTGACACCAACTTCAGGGACTGCGAAACTTCTGGGTTTTCCTTTGGGAAGTATCGAAGCCAGAAAAAAGATAGGTTTTCTGCCGGAGACGTTTCGCTATCAACCCTGGTTAACCGGAGAAGAACTGCTTTCTTTTCACGCGTCTTTAGCCAAGATGACCTCGGCGCAAAAAAAAGAGAGGATTCCTGAGGTCATAAAATTAGTCGGTTTGTGGGGAAAAGAAACCCTTAAAGTCGGTTCTTACAGTAAAGGCATGCAGCAGAGAATCGGTTTGGCCTGTGCTTTACTTCCCGATCCGGAACTCTTGTTTCTTGATGAACCTTCTTCAGCCCTGGATCCCTTGGGCCGGCGGGAAGTGCGAGAAATAATGCTGAAATTGCGGGAGCGGGGGAAAACAGTTTTTCTAAACAGCCATTTGCTGAGCGAAGTTGAGATGATTTGCGACCGCGTAGAGATTATTAAGGATGGGCATATTTTACTGGGAGGGACCCTGGAGGAACTTTTGTCTAAGACCACAGAAGTGGAAATGGTCATCGAAGGTATGACAGATGAGTTGTTTCGAGGGCTATCTGCAATGAGTCAAGCTATTAAGAGAGACGGCAAAGGCATTCAAATGACCCTTGAAAATCGTTCGGATATACCACGCCTGGCGACTGAAGTTGTCAAACAGGGTGGAGAGCTATATTCCCTGACAACCAGGCATACTTCTCTGGAGGATCTTTATGTTACACTAATTGGGGGGGAGGGGGATGGCTCATGTTAA
- a CDS encoding ABC transporter permease subunit codes for MLTILRLTLKEVVRRRILHVTILLSILFLALFGTGVHYAFQNMSAEGSALRAMIIPQFLSLGLFFGSFLISFLAIMSSVGSVSLEIENGIILAIIPRPIRRAEILLGKFLGYAVLLMSFAVIFYVTVIVILQQTTGLSVVLRPGTVFLYACQPLVLLALTLYGTTFLSTLANGIVVFMLYMLGVMGGMIEQIGFMLKNQTLLQMGIISSLIMPADSLYRKIVSSVLSAAGINFSTFFLGPFGSSSEPSNNMLIYTALYIIGFLALAIRRFSKRDI; via the coding sequence ATGTTAACCATCCTGCGGCTCACTCTCAAGGAAGTGGTTCGACGCCGAATTCTCCATGTTACAATCTTGCTTTCGATCTTGTTTTTAGCCCTTTTCGGAACCGGAGTCCATTATGCCTTTCAAAACATGTCTGCTGAAGGTTCGGCCTTGCGTGCCATGATTATCCCCCAGTTTCTTTCCTTGGGGTTGTTTTTTGGCAGCTTTCTCATTTCCTTCCTAGCCATAATGTCTTCGGTGGGATCGGTCTCCCTGGAAATCGAGAATGGGATTATCCTGGCAATTATCCCCCGTCCCATACGGCGTGCGGAGATCCTGCTGGGAAAATTCTTAGGTTATGCTGTACTGCTGATGAGCTTTGCTGTTATTTTCTATGTCACCGTCATCGTAATACTTCAGCAAACGACGGGCCTGTCTGTTGTACTGAGGCCTGGCACTGTTTTCCTTTATGCCTGTCAACCGTTAGTGCTTCTTGCTTTGACTCTGTACGGAACAACGTTTCTTTCAACGTTAGCCAATGGAATCGTCGTTTTCATGCTCTATATGCTGGGAGTCATGGGCGGTATGATTGAGCAAATCGGTTTCATGCTGAAGAACCAAACTCTTCTCCAAATGGGGATCATCTCCAGTTTAATCATGCCGGCTGATTCTCTCTACCGTAAAATTGTATCCTCGGTCCTTTCGGCCGCCGGAATAAATTTTTCTACTTTCTTTTTGGGCCCCTTTGGGAGCAGCTCCGAACCAAGCAATAATATGCTGATTTATACTGCTCTTTATATCATAGGTTTTCTTGCCTTGGCAATTCGAAGGTTCTCGAAACGAGATATTTAA